A portion of the Symphalangus syndactylus isolate Jambi chromosome 13, NHGRI_mSymSyn1-v2.1_pri, whole genome shotgun sequence genome contains these proteins:
- the LOC129461028 gene encoding zinc finger protein 586 isoform X2 has translation MEEWSLLNEAQRCLYRDVMLETLTLISSLGCWHEGEDEAAPSKQSTCIYIYKEQGGHSGERPYEYGEYRKLFKNKSFLTEPRRDHKHRNVRTGERPYECSKYGKLFHQNPTFHIHERFHTGQKTYECSECGKSFHQSSSLLQHQTLHTREGAYECIEYGKAFAEKSSLINHRKVHSGAKRYECNECGKSFAYTSSLIKHRRIHTGERPYECSECGRSFAENSSLIKHLRVHTGERPYECGDCGKSFRRSSSLLQHQRVHTRERPYECSECGKSFSLRSNLIHHQRVHTGERHECGQCGKSFSRRSSLIIHLRVHTGERPYECSECKKSFAENSSLIKHLRVHTGERPYECIDCGKSFRHSSSFRRHQRVHTGMRPYK, from the exons ATGGAGGAATGGAGTCTTCTtaatgaggctcagagatgccTGTACCGTGACGTGATGCTGGAGACCTTGACACTTATATCGTCCCTGG GTTGTTGGCATGAAGGGGAAGATGAGGCAGCACCTTCTAAGCAGagcacgtgtatatatatatacaaagagCAGGGAGGTCATAGTGGAGAAAGGCCTTATGAGTATGGGGAATATAGGAAATTATTTAAGAACAAGTCCTTCCTCACTGAACCCAGAAGAGATCACAAACACAGGAATGTTCGCACTGGAGAAAGGCCTTATGAGTGCAGCAAATATGGGAAATTATTTCACCAAAACCCTACATTCCATATTCATGAGAGGTTCCATACTGGGCAAAAGACCTATGAGTGCAGTGAGTGTGGAAAATCATTTCACCAAAGCTCTTCACTCTTGCAGCATCAGACACTTCATACTAGAGAAGGGGCTTATGAGTGTATTGAATATGGGAAAGCCTTTGCTGAAAAGTCCAGTCTCATTAACCACAGAAAAGTTCACTCTGGAGCAAAGCGTTATGAATGCAATGAATGTGGGAAATCCTTTGCTTATACATCTAGTCTCATTAAACACAGGaggattcacactggagagaGGCCTTATgagtgcagtgaatgtgggaGATCCTTTGCTGAAAACTCCAGTCTTATTAAACACTTGAGAGTTCATACAGGAGAAAGGCCTTATGAATGTGGTGACTGTGGAAAATCATTTCGCCGAAGCTCTTCACTCTTGCAGCATCAGAGAGTTCACACTAGAGAAAGGCCTTATGAATGTAGTGAATGCGGGAAATCCTTTAGCTTAAGGTCCAACCTCATTCACCATCAGCGAGTTCATACTGGAGAAAGGCATGAGTGTGGGCAGTGTGGGAAATCCTTTAGCCGAAGATCTAGCCTTATTATACATCTGagagttcacactggagaaaggccTTATGAGTGCAGTGAATGTAAGAAATCCTTTGCTGAAAACTCCAGCCTTATTAAACACTTGagagttcacactggagaaaggccATATGAATGCATTGATTGTGGAAAATCATTTCGCCACAGTTCTTCATTCCGTCGCCATCAGAGAGTTCATACTGGAATGAGGCCTTATAAGTGA
- the LOC129461028 gene encoding zinc finger protein 586 isoform X1 — translation MAAAASLRAHAQSSVTFEDVAVNFSMEEWSLLNEAQRCLYRDVMLETLTLISSLGCWHEGEDEAAPSKQSTCIYIYKEQGGHSGERPYEYGEYRKLFKNKSFLTEPRRDHKHRNVRTGERPYECSKYGKLFHQNPTFHIHERFHTGQKTYECSECGKSFHQSSSLLQHQTLHTREGAYECIEYGKAFAEKSSLINHRKVHSGAKRYECNECGKSFAYTSSLIKHRRIHTGERPYECSECGRSFAENSSLIKHLRVHTGERPYECGDCGKSFRRSSSLLQHQRVHTRERPYECSECGKSFSLRSNLIHHQRVHTGERHECGQCGKSFSRRSSLIIHLRVHTGERPYECSECKKSFAENSSLIKHLRVHTGERPYECIDCGKSFRHSSSFRRHQRVHTGMRPYK, via the exons ATGGCGGCAGCGGCCTCTCTGAGGGCCCATGCTCAG AGCAGTGTGACCTTTGAAGATGTGGCTGTAAACTTTTCCATGGAGGAATGGAGTCTTCTtaatgaggctcagagatgccTGTACCGTGACGTGATGCTGGAGACCTTGACACTTATATCGTCCCTGG GTTGTTGGCATGAAGGGGAAGATGAGGCAGCACCTTCTAAGCAGagcacgtgtatatatatatacaaagagCAGGGAGGTCATAGTGGAGAAAGGCCTTATGAGTATGGGGAATATAGGAAATTATTTAAGAACAAGTCCTTCCTCACTGAACCCAGAAGAGATCACAAACACAGGAATGTTCGCACTGGAGAAAGGCCTTATGAGTGCAGCAAATATGGGAAATTATTTCACCAAAACCCTACATTCCATATTCATGAGAGGTTCCATACTGGGCAAAAGACCTATGAGTGCAGTGAGTGTGGAAAATCATTTCACCAAAGCTCTTCACTCTTGCAGCATCAGACACTTCATACTAGAGAAGGGGCTTATGAGTGTATTGAATATGGGAAAGCCTTTGCTGAAAAGTCCAGTCTCATTAACCACAGAAAAGTTCACTCTGGAGCAAAGCGTTATGAATGCAATGAATGTGGGAAATCCTTTGCTTATACATCTAGTCTCATTAAACACAGGaggattcacactggagagaGGCCTTATgagtgcagtgaatgtgggaGATCCTTTGCTGAAAACTCCAGTCTTATTAAACACTTGAGAGTTCATACAGGAGAAAGGCCTTATGAATGTGGTGACTGTGGAAAATCATTTCGCCGAAGCTCTTCACTCTTGCAGCATCAGAGAGTTCACACTAGAGAAAGGCCTTATGAATGTAGTGAATGCGGGAAATCCTTTAGCTTAAGGTCCAACCTCATTCACCATCAGCGAGTTCATACTGGAGAAAGGCATGAGTGTGGGCAGTGTGGGAAATCCTTTAGCCGAAGATCTAGCCTTATTATACATCTGagagttcacactggagaaaggccTTATGAGTGCAGTGAATGTAAGAAATCCTTTGCTGAAAACTCCAGCCTTATTAAACACTTGagagttcacactggagaaaggccATATGAATGCATTGATTGTGGAAAATCATTTCGCCACAGTTCTTCATTCCGTCGCCATCAGAGAGTTCATACTGGAATGAGGCCTTATAAGTGA
- the LOC129461028 gene encoding zinc finger protein 844 isoform X3, which yields MAAAASLRAHAQVVGMKGKMRQHLLSRARVYIYTKSREVIVEKGLMSMGNIGNYLRTSPSSLNPEEITNTGMFALEKGLMSAANMGNYFTKTLHSIFMRGSILGKRPMSAVSVENHFTKALHSCSIRHFILEKGLMSVLNMGKPLLKSPVSLTTEKFTLEQSVMNAMNVGNPLLIHLVSLNTGGFTLERGLMSAVNVGDPLLKTPVLLNT from the exons ATGGCGGCAGCGGCCTCTCTGAGGGCCCATGCTCAG GTTGTTGGCATGAAGGGGAAGATGAGGCAGCACCTTCTAAGCAGagcacgtgtatatatatatacaaagagCAGGGAGGTCATAGTGGAGAAAGGCCTTATGAGTATGGGGAATATAGGAAATTATTTAAGAACAAGTCCTTCCTCACTGAACCCAGAAGAGATCACAAACACAGGAATGTTCGCACTGGAGAAAGGCCTTATGAGTGCAGCAAATATGGGAAATTATTTCACCAAAACCCTACATTCCATATTCATGAGAGGTTCCATACTGGGCAAAAGACCTATGAGTGCAGTGAGTGTGGAAAATCATTTCACCAAAGCTCTTCACTCTTGCAGCATCAGACACTTCATACTAGAGAAGGGGCTTATGAGTGTATTGAATATGGGAAAGCCTTTGCTGAAAAGTCCAGTCTCATTAACCACAGAAAAGTTCACTCTGGAGCAAAGCGTTATGAATGCAATGAATGTGGGAAATCCTTTGCTTATACATCTAGTCTCATTAAACACAGGaggattcacactggagagaGGCCTTATgagtgcagtgaatgtgggaGATCCTTTGCTGAAAACTCCAGTCTTATTAAACACTTGA